The window gagggaactacctctgcagcacgagatcgtttctccagtaacacaccgaaatccgttattttcgaaaaatttatccaacagtctgcaaataccttgtcttacgctagtcaaatgttcaagcttctaaataaacctctttctatttggTCCAaggaaaaaataatacatctaacacgggttaggttgttcctaataagacaaatacatgactaattctgtacaaaaaatttcagtgtcctcagcaagaagcaggggccaacctttgtggatactatgtttgcagacacatgatctccatctgcaaatctgctgatagttgtgacgatcctcgcgaattagtaccaataagtttatcttaattaatatcttctactccactcatatggcacattctgatcttaaaaatactgcagctcatcttaaaacctAGGACCGctgaaccgctcccggctggtgaattgctgatggttcggagatttattAGCGACTTCTTCCgggatcactacatcaatcccactggtgataatgaagatttcagcatgacttctcctgaaacattgagtaagagttagccgctaaacatatacgtatggatccattgttttccatctgatgaggtcttcgtatttcatacactatgattaattatgtaatgcatatatgtgtggacaaatcattggaatttagctaccgtatgttcaattgcaattgttgcgaaatctgatgaatgttctttctatggacactatttgttcaattgaatattgtgagaatttgctttttgcgtgctgattcaaaatgggatatttttgtttatttgttcaattgaatattgtggcgaatttgctttttgcatgccgattcaaaatgtgatagttttgtttatttgttcaattgaatattgtggtgaatttgctttttgcatgccgattcaaaatgggatttttgttttaacctggcaattgctccgcacacggttcaactaaatgagtgtgtgcgatccacattgGAAAGCATACGTCAATTGTAGCGGAACCGTCAATGATACACAACAAATCGCAAATGATTTGCAGCACTACTATGTGTGCGTAGGGTCTCCGGAACTGTTCgtgatatcgcgttatcgcacacgagaactcggagtaaaccgtgcccaatgtaaaatacaatctcagtcgtaattttttcaggaaacgtgtgggatcaCAAAAGAAAAGCACACTTCACTCTTGCGGCAACCATCAGTGATAcccaacaaatcacaaatggtctgtagcacttgtatgtgtgcgaaggggctcctgaaccatttgtgatagaacattatcgcagacggtaattgttggGAAGCGTGTGCGATGGACTCTTGTatggcagacgggttacgcagaaaactcgtgtgcgatggggcacaaatcgcacacagttcatatgttggcccatgtgccttacatactgtttcccaaacggCTCATTACGGCACaccgtatggtttcactgcgtcattagaaacgtttaatcaccgatcccacacgtgcgaaagaatttaaTGTGTGCTGCATCacacacgattacattttggaaggcctctggatcattgctccatatccccaacggtttctgggtcgtgtgggaaggacaccctatcgcccacactcacttggcgacgatcccaaatgccgtcgcggaaaggggttaaaaaccgtttgtatagcaccgacgcgtaccagtgagcCCTAGCCACCtataatcctcataattagaagccccgtgtggttctaatctcctccctctaatttTCCGGCGATGATTTGCTCTAGACAAAGAAGTGCTATCGGATCGTGAGGACCGTACGCTTGCAATCAAGTAGAGAGGCCGTGCTTTCAGTCTTCCGTTCGAGGGATCATTCGAGGGCGGTTCGCGGGATTGTCATCGAcgttcgagggactccaagtacgatctacactGGCTCGTGTACTTCTGCTACACTCCGGAGTCGGTAACGATCGTCGATCCAAACCCGATATGCATCTTCATATCGTTCCTGGGTGTTCGTAGGGCGatgtttttgttttctactacgtttcccaacagtggcatcagagcgaTTCTATGAGTCGATGCATATTTTGATCTAGATCACATGCGATTGTGAGGGCGATGTTCTTGCTGTGCTTTCCTCGAGTGTTGCTTCGATTCAGTTCATTGACGACATGGTGTCGCTTTTCACGAGGTTCTCACAATTGCTCGGCTCTAACTGTTGACGATCTGCTAACAGTTCCCTGGGCTTCACCATAGCCAAGAATAGTGAACCGTTGCGTACGCAAGAGGGCTTTGAAGATGGATGGTCTTCTAGGGGGTCACGCGTATTAGACGAAGTTTAGTGGGGGGGAATGAGATTTTTAATTAAGTCTCTTCTTTCACACACCCCGAAAGTTAATCTAGCAACAAAGATTATGACTTTATGGTGTGCATGTAGGTAGCTAGGTTTATCTGAAACCCCTAGAAACCACGTAATTAAAATTTGTCAAACcgattagaggacgtctaacttggttttgtagggtttgcatatgatgtggtatagccTTCGTCATGATAATGACTTGTATGAGATGGTTATATGTTGTAATGTTAAGTGGCCTGCGTGTTACGACATGATAGCTGGAGCCACGAGATTGCCATCTTAATGTAAATATCATAGAGACAGGTCACAGGTGACGGTGGCAAGACGTACACGGAGGACCCTGACGAGGAAAAGGTGTACCAGGCGCGGAACGAGGAGCTATAATTTCGTGCCACTGCGGACTTTCAGATTTTGGTGCCACGACAACGTTTTCTGAAACGGCCGCCATGGCAATGTTGTCTGAGATTGCTGCCACGGCAACAGTTTTGAAACAGTTGCCGCGGCAACAAAATATTGGCCGTCACGTCACTTCAACTTGAGATTGAATACAATCATAAAGAACTCCCAGCGCCCAgtgctataccatatcatgctattatgaattgcatGATATGTTTATCCCTTTGTTGTTTATACCCTTTTATTGTATAGTAGTCgattattagggtgatctctcacagtAAATATCAAGTTAAAAGGTGCTTTTCCCAGTGTTGCAACCATCTATAACACGTAGCGTTCCGAAGTGCGTCATGTCCACATGAGTACAAACGGGGCGTGACGTGTAAGACGGGGATGGTCATACCATGTATGCAGATAACACTCGGTTGTCTTGAAGTTCTAGCAGAATCGTTCCGAGCTCAGAGCATGAAGCATCGCAAGATGAACAAGGATCATATGGAGATATGATTGGCAAAAAAATTCCCACCGGTCAAAATTCTCGTCATCAATTATGTCCACATCAATGGTTGAGAACTAGacttggatcttgaatcactcactATTAACTATGAGAGATATTAATTTGAATGGGAGTGCACTTTAAATTAAAAATTATTTTAATAACTAGTGCAATGTTAATTATGaattgtgtttaaaattatttgtgtGTTTATCGTTGTAGATTAAATGGCTTGTAATACGTTCAACTTAGCCCCTATGCTTGAGAAAGAAAAGTTAGCTGCAAATGATGGAAACTATGCGGATTGGATCCGAAACCTGAGATTTATTCTCAGGAGTGCTAAGAAGGAGTACGTGCTGAACCAGCCCCTGGGTGATGCTCCCACAAAGGATGCACCACCAGAAGAAGTTGTTGTTTATGCTGCTCGTGGTGATGACTATGAGGCAGTCCAATGTCTCATGTTGACTTGCATGGATCCTGAACTACAGAAGCGTTTTGAACGATCTACTACTCAATTTATATTTGGTCACTAAAAATTCTATACAAGAAACAGGTGAGGACCGAATGGTTTGAATTAATCAAGGCCATGATTGAGTGCAAGATGAGAGAGGGTTCCTCAACGAGTGAGCATATAGTGAAGCTTGCTAGCTACGTTGATAGACTTGCTTCATTCGAATTTGGAATTCCGCCAACGCTCGATACAAATATTGTGCTTGCTTCACTCCCCCATCTTACGATGGTTTTATCGTGAATTACAACATGAACGTGATGGAGAAAAGTGCAAACAAGTTATTTGCTATGCTCAAAACTGCGGAAGCTGGGATGCAAAAGAACAAAGAAGTGTTGATTGTCAACAAGACTACcggtttcaagaagaagggcaagtctaagAAAAAATCTAGCGGTGTCGATAAGACCGTCTCAGAGCCAGTAAGGAGACTGAATGTTTCTACTGCAAACAGAAGGGTCACTGAAAGCGTAACTTCAAGAAGTACATGGCGGATAAGAAGAACGGTTTCTATGGTGAGAAGATATTTTATTTTGAATGATAAGATTGATATGATTGTTTCTATGAATGCTTCTAAACATGGATGTTAGGGATGTTTCTCTTGGTGGTAATAATGAGCAAGTGGATGTTTCTCTTGTTGGCTCCTGGTGATGTTACAGATGTTCTCTTGTTGCACTTGTTGAACGAAATAATGACCAAATGGATGTTAACTTTATTAATAAATAACCTTGCTAAATGCTAATAGGAACTTTGTTGGTACTTATCCTCAAAATAATTTTGGGAATTCTTATGGTAGCAAAAATGTACCTTCTGAATTAGAAAGTGTTATTTAATGACTTTATTGCCACTAAACAAGATTTTAACAATCTTGTTGGCATCCCTAAAAAAACAATCTACTTTGATCCATGATGTTGAAATACTTACGGTTAAAGCTTTGCCCAAAAATGACATGCATGAATCTCTTAAATTCATTCAAGCCGTTTTTGATAATAATGACACGATGGTTGTCATGCTTGGAGCTAGACGTGAGAGAGAACAACAAAAAAGAGAGGTTATGTAAACGTATGTATGAAATATAGCAAGACACGACATTTTAATAAAATCATACAAgttacatactccctccgtccaaatTAAGACAGACGGAGTATAAAACAACTTAATTTAACCTTACATCGTCTGAAAATTCTTTGAATTTAAGAGCCTCAAAGATTCTCATTATCTCATTGGGACGTTGATGTTAGGGCTTCTCGTCGTGGGGTGAGATTTCAATGTCCGGTGCTTCTGATCTATTCAAGGGATCAACAACGATGACTGTTGTTCGAAGGTGCTGGTCCTCAGGGCCACGTATACGAAGACTTGTTGACTGATATCGACAAGATCAAACCGGTTTCGATAGGGGACCGACGACAACGAAAGGTAGACGGCTCGTTTTGATGATAGTAGTGGTCTTCGGCGGTCTTGAAATCttaatgtaatttttattatgtttaaaTTGCCTTGTGCTTTCGATGAATTGAATCCTTTAAAAAAAATAAAGCCTCCAAGACTAAGTTCGAACATCAAGCCCAGGAGACAGTTTTCTGATTGAAAAATTCCGAGAAATGGATGCTAACCCCCCTCAGACTAAGCTCGTTTGATGCAGCACCCCCCTCAGACAGAAAAATATCCGCCTCCTCCCGAGGTCTACATTTCGAAACCGTGCGCTTCTGGATCGGATCCACCGCGTCCAAAGCCCAAAAGCGAAACCCACGCCCTCCGAAAGGGGCAAACCGTCGGAACCCTAGATCCGTCGCGCCTGGCCGCCCCCAGCTCCAAAACCCTAGATCCCGCCATGCACCACCCGAGGGCCCGGTACCCGCCCGGCTACGACTacggcggcggccgcggcggtaacggcggcggcggaggcggtggaggaggtggaggaggtggcggcgggaACCAAAACTACTACGGCGGCCGAAACCCGCATCCCCAGCACCACGAttaccagcagcagcagcagcagcacgcgCAGAGGAGCTCGTtcccgcagcagcagcagcagcacgcgCAGAGGAACTCGTTCtcgcagcaacagcagcagcagcatcagcAACAACAGCACCAGCAGTGGCTGCGGCGGGACCAGGCCGCGGCCCAGGAGTCAGGAGAGGGTGCGGCCAGGACGGTGGCGCGACTCGACGCGGTGGACACGAGGTACGGACCATTTACGCTGCTTATTGCCTTGCCGATTGATAGGGTTTGTGTCGCCCGGATGCGATTTTCTTGTGGTCGCGGAAATGGGGTGGGGTTGGGGTGGGGGTGGTggtgggggggtgggggggggggggtggggtggggtgggggaagaGGTGCTATTTCATGATTAGATCATGTCCTTGAGACAAGGCAGTGCTCTGCTTAAGTTGTATGGCTGCAAGAGGCTTAACTCTTCCTCTGTATACGCTGTTAACTGAATAAGCTGAATAAGCAACTACCCACTGGGTGTATGCAAGCTTATTTGCTCTATTACAACTGATTGCTTCCTGGTTGGATGCACTTTATTTATGCAAGTACGCTGTGTTTTCATCTTAGTTCACCATTGCTGGTGTTCCATACTTCTCTGCAGCACCGTATCGATTCATTTGTTTGTCATGCCGTATGGAACTAGCCTAGCAATGCTTTGCCTTATTGACACCTTTATCTTCTTTTGTGTGTTCCAGCTCTCAAGATTGGAAGGCACAGTTGAATATTCCAGCTCCAGATACTCGTTTTAGGACAGAGGTGAGTACTAATGACATCATGGAATTTCACTCAGCAAGATTCGGCGTGAGGTGCTGAATGGCACCAATCTGCAGATGTCAGGTGTACTGATGTTCTTTCTATTCTGCAATATGTTTGGTGCTTTACTTAGGATGTTACTGCAACGAAAGGCAACGAGTTTGAAGATTATTTTTTGAAACGTGAGCTACTTATGGGAATATATGAGAAGGGATTTGAAAGGCCATCTCCTATTCAAGAAGAAAGCATTCCAATTGCTCTAACTGGAAGTGATATTCTTGCAAGAGCGAAAAACGGCACTGGGAAGACCGCTGCATTTTGCATTCCAGCACTTGAAAAGATTGACCCGGAGAAAAATGCCATACAAGGTGAACTTGCCACTTCTACTGTTTCATTTATAAGAAATCATCTAAGCCATACTGTTTCAATTTAACGTTAGCAGTACAGTTGACAGTTGGTTGAAAGGTTATCCCTGATTCCTGGTTACGTTGATGTGATTTATAATGTGTATCCGTCTTCTGCCACACGACCATTTTTGTTACTAGCATTCAAGCCGAGGCATTATTTATGCAAAAACGCACACTTCCTGTACTCACAATCTATAAGTTAAATCagtgcaaactttgaaaaattagTGTGTTGATTGTATTTGTAGTGTGTTGATATTATTTTAATGGATCTACTGGTAGAAATTGCTAAGAGTATTAGGTATGCAACTCATTTTTTTGGACATCCAAACTATTTGTGTTCTAGTGTTCTCTGACTGAAATATGAAATCAAACTATAAACTGTCATGCAACAACCGTTTACCTTCTTAGCCGATCCCTCCTCCCCCCCCTCTTTCTCGAAGCCTTCGCTAAGGATAGTAATGTTTATGCGGTGCCAATTTGTGTTCACATCATACTAAGATAATTATTATGTTTCCATGCACTTTACTTCACACACTGTTTGTTAACTTAACTCTGCTCTACCTATGGATTTCTTCTTTAGTTGTTATATTGGTACCAACAAGGGAACTAGCTCTGCAGACTTCACAAGTTTGCAAAGAGCTTGGGAAATACTTGAATATTGAAGTTATGGTTAGTACTGGAGGAACCAGCTTGAAGGATGACATTATGCGTTTGTACCAACCTGTTCATTTACTCGCCGGGACACCTGGCCGTATACTGGATCTTACCAAGAAGGGCATTTGTATGCTGAACGAATGTTCGATGCTCATCATGGACGAGGTATCATTAGAGAAACACACAACTCAGATTCTATTTTAGTTGACCATGTTTACATCACAGTAGTCAAGTATGTTAGTTTTGTTTGGCTGTTTATCTATAATTGATGTTGCTTCTTCTCACTTAATTGACCTCAAGTCATGGTACTTAAGTCAAATTGATCTTAAGTCATGTTACTTTAGAGCCTAGCATCATATAATAGAGCTGTCTTGGAAAAAGTAAGAACTCTTTCCTGTATCTACTCTTATTTGTTCTGATGCTGTACATGTTGGTTCTCTTTCTAATTTTGTGCTAAATCAAAATCACGCACATTTACCAATCTGCAGGTCTAAATGTTGTCAAATACTGTACTTTTTGTCTTTTCGGAGCAGTTGTGGTCTTTGTTTTTCTTATTTGCTGATTGATGTTTGGAAGACATGCTCACTTGTGTAAATCAATACATTTATATTTTTTTAGATGGTTGAAGCATGTACTATCACATTTCTAGttactttttatttttttaagGATTATCTTGTACAGATCTCTAGGGAAGTCATCGGTGAATGTGTTTCCAGTTACTGATGAACATGTCTGATGCTTTTCTTCCAAAAACATAATATGACTTCCTTTCATTGAAATGCAGGCGGACAAGCTGTTAGCTCCTGAGTTTCAGCCTTCTGTGGAGCAACTCATTCGATACCTTCCAGCTAGTCGGCAACTATTGCTGTTTTCTGCAACCTTTCCTGTAACTGTCAAGGATTTTAAGCAGAAATACCTACCTAGACCTTATGTTATTAATCTGATGGATGAACTAACACTGAAAGGAATCACACAATACTATGCCTTTGTAGAAGAAAGGCAAAAGGTTCATTGTCTGAACACACTTTTTTCAAAGGTACATGTTACAAAAAACTTGTTGTTTGTCGTTTCCTGTACATACCGAGAGACTGAAACATTCTCCTTATTTTGTTCTCTCCGCCAGCTTCAAATAAATCAGTCTATTATATTTTGCAACTCTGTTAATAGAGTTGAGCTACTGGCAAAGAAAATCACTGAGCTCGGCTATTCGTGCTTCTACATTCATGCTAAAATGTTGCAAGACCACCGAAACAGGGTGTTTCATGATTTCCGCAATGGCGCTTGCAGAAACCTTGTTTGCACAGGTTCTTCTCCACCTTTTGTATCTTCTGGATTATTCTTTTATACACTTTCTGATCTCTTCTCAGTTGTCTTCCTTTGAATCATTTACTTTCTCTTCACTCCGTAAGCATATCTGAGTTCTTCTTTATTGTTATCTCTCACTGCGGGTAAGTCGTAATCAGTAGGCCTCCAAAGCACACCCTTGGTGAATTAAAGAAGTTCTGAACACATTAAAGTGAACTTATAATTTGTTTTTTTCAACTTATCTAGTCTTGAATCAAGATTTTAGACTACTCTTTTAGCCTTCTCTTGTAGTCTTGTTTGCACTACAAATCTTCTAAATAGACCACCATACCATCCTCAGTTTACTAACTAGAGTGCTATTAATACTTTCTGCATTTTATCTGAAATGTTGACTTGAGCTCGAAGATGGTTGGAAGGCCCAGGTGGGATTATCTGATAGTGGTCATTGCTGAGTTGAACACATATCAAAGGAATATTTGAATCACTCGTTAGCCTGATTTGTATAAGTAGAGTTATACTATCTTAATTAAAATGATCTTAGATCTAGTTGCTTTGTACTGCTTCAGTCCTATGATTGTCGGTACATGCTAAATGCATCGCTATTTTGCACTTTATTTGTGGGAAATGCTACGAAGAACTTCTCTCAGGAAATTATATGATTGCAGATCTTTTTACCAGAGGAATTGACATTCAAGCTGTTAATGTTGTCATTAATTTTGACTTCCCCAAGACTGCTGAAACATATTTGCATAGGGTAAGTTGTTTATTTGCATCATGCATGGTAGCACAGAAGTTTCATATGTTGGTTCACTCAGTTCTGCAGTACAAAGATCTTTGATACTCcctttgtaaagaaatataagagcgtttagatcactaaatgctcttatatttctgtaaggagggagagggagtatGTTTCCTGAAGTAAATCCTATATACCTAAATAGTAGATCCTCACTATCTCAGTTCTCTCAACATGCCTACATGCCACCTCAACACATGCCATATCATCCCACTAATTATTGCTCTTAACATGCATGGGAAATGGCATTTATATTATCTCTTAACATGCACACATTCGAACTCACCACACATGCAACCTCATCAATCACACTAATTATATCTcttaacatgcatgaaaaatgcAACTTATATTCTATATATTATTACAACTATAGAGTAATCAAATACttgcagagggagtataataTTATATCTATTTTAATTTTCATTTAAATTTCATCAAAAAATAATTGCAACCAATCCtggcagcaacgcgcggggtagCATCTAGTTGTTTCAATACATCTGTACCTGATCCAGTAGTTTTTCCTATTTGCTTGGCTCATTTTAAACTATGCTTGGTTAACTTTAGCAGAACACTTGAAAGCTAACTCTGTTGGTCAGCCTCATTTCTTATGGATGTTGGGAATTCCTTCCACTTTCCACTTACAAACACACACCACAGAAACTTTTTGGAAATTGCGAGTCGTTTTACTGATGATACTGACAAAGCATTGTATGGTTAATGCCAAAAACATGTCAAACAAGTATTTTCATGTCACTAATGCCTTATTTGGTAGGGCCTTTCATTTATTTATTGTTTGAACTAATAGGCTTCAGTAGTTTTGAGTTTCTAaaccagttggtcgttccactcctTTGACATTTTCCTAGGTTGGTCGTTCTGGAAGATTTGGACACCTTGGTTTGGCGGTGAACTTAATCACTTATGAGGACCGTTTCAACATGTAAGGATACTTTGCTAAAGTGGCTTGTTAGGATATTTCGAAACAGAGACAGGTTCTTTTCTACTAATCTACCAAGGTTTCTGAACTGTTTGTTTTCTTCTGTTTGCAGGTATAGGATTGAGCAAGAACTTGGGACAGAAATAAAAACAATACCTCCACAGATTGACCTGGCGGAGTATTGCCAATGATCAGTTTAACAGTTGTAGAAGCATATCTTTTATGAAAACATCATTAGGCAAATATACCAGATGTACATAGCACCTCATCAAGTAAGAACCCAATGCTAGAATGTCGCTTTTTAAAACTGCATACTTGCATAGTGACTGTTCTGGATGAGGACTGATTCCATTCCATACATGCAGGGTTTTATTTGGTGCCTTGGTGATGCATCCAAGCTTCTATTTCCATCAGTGGAGCGAGCGTTCTCTGCTGGCACCGGTGCTAATCATTCGACTGTGGAGATGCACATTCGGCTGCTTTGAGATTCAGAACTATTGGCAACCCAAACATTATTTCTTGCTGCATGCATCTGCCCAGGATTGCCTTGCATTTGTTTTCTAGTTTCTGTTCTGGTTGTGTCATGCTGGGATTCTGTTGCTTGAGATTGTACCATCATATTGCGGCATTTTTCTCGTTTTACTTCATTCTGTTCGTACAAATAGCTATATTTCCTGTACTCGATTCCTTTCATGTTAATTTCGACTGTTCTTTGTGTCGACAATTAACCTCAATTATTTTCCTTGTATTCTCAATATTTGTCTTCCCGGTGTTGCAGTTGTACATGCTTCTGTTTAATTCATTATTGCAAAGTCACAATCAAAACCAATGTTTAAAGTAGAAATTCAGAACTTGAAACCCTGCCGATTTAGACAAATTTGTTGTTTTTAGGAATTTAATCCGTGTGAGTTTTTAAATGTCATGCCATTAGCATCGAGCAATACTTTCCTATTTGATGAACCGAACAGGTGCAACGTGATACTTCATCTGCTTCACAGCGTCATTCTTGTTTCTTTTAGATGTCATGATGAACGGTTTATTATTGCATTACGGTTTATTGTATTATTGACTCTGGCCATATTCATAAATTTGCTTCATCGGACAACAGAAAATTTACATCAGAAGGGATACCTTCAAACCGCCAGGCAGCATGAAGAAATAGAAAAAAAATCACATAGTAACGGTATACTCTCTAAATTTGAACTAATACGACGGCACTTATTTTAGACGGTAGGGGTATTATTATTAGGCTCATTTTGGAACGAGGATTGTTGGGGAACAAATGGCCCACTTTGGAACAAAGGATTATTGGGCGAACAAATGTGGGAAGAAACCTAGAGCAGCGTCTTCTATTTTGCCATGTAATTTCTGCCTCGCATTTTCATATTTCTATATTATTGGGAACCTTGGTTCCCAAAAGATCTTTATCGTAATTCGCTAACCTTCTCGGTTCAATTCATGTTGCTTTAAGATTAAGCATTTGTTCACCTGTGGCCATGTGTTTATGCTGCCCAACGTCCAGCACGAACCTCGTGTCTGTGTCAGATTCTTTTCATATCATGGAAtgtcaaaaccacaatgattcccaagaaaattaagtttagaTATCATGGAATGTCAAAGCCACTCGTGTGACACTTGAATTTGCGGTGTATATGGTGCTCCCAAgaaaactactccctccatccggaaatacttGTTAGAAGATCCCTTTTAAGATCAAACATTCCATCGAATTGAGTATAATTGTACGTGTGATAGCAGTCAAAGTCAGCGGCTGAGTTTGCCTAGCCTCGCCCTATTCATTTTTGTAGGCGAGCGAGTTAGCAAAGAGGCTtaatcaaaatggataaaaggagatgtatctAGACAAATATTGATGACAAAATTAAAAGGAGATGTATCTAGATACATCTtattttatccattttgatgacaagtattttctagatacatctccttttattcattttgatgacaaatATTTTCGGACGGAGAGAGTATTTTAGAAGTTCTTTTAATTTTATCATCACAAGACGCATTTTACACAGCTTTGTTTCCCTTTAATTAAACATTTT is drawn from Aegilops tauschii subsp. strangulata cultivar AL8/78 chromosome 1, Aet v6.0, whole genome shotgun sequence and contains these coding sequences:
- the LOC109734615 gene encoding DEAD-box ATP-dependent RNA helicase 12, yielding MHHPRARYPPGYDYGGGRGGNGGGGGGGGGGGGGGGNQNYYGGRNPHPQHHDYQQQQQQHAQRSSFPQQQQQHAQRNSFSQQQQQQHQQQQHQQWLRRDQAAAQESGEGAARTVARLDAVDTSSQDWKAQLNIPAPDTRFRTEDVTATKGNEFEDYFLKRELLMGIYEKGFERPSPIQEESIPIALTGSDILARAKNGTGKTAAFCIPALEKIDPEKNAIQVVILVPTRELALQTSQVCKELGKYLNIEVMVSTGGTSLKDDIMRLYQPVHLLAGTPGRILDLTKKGICMLNECSMLIMDEADKLLAPEFQPSVEQLIRYLPASRQLLLFSATFPVTVKDFKQKYLPRPYVINLMDELTLKGITQYYAFVEERQKVHCLNTLFSKLQINQSIIFCNSVNRVELLAKKITELGYSCFYIHAKMLQDHRNRVFHDFRNGACRNLVCTDLFTRGIDIQAVNVVINFDFPKTAETYLHRVGRSGRFGHLGLAVNLITYEDRFNMYRIEQELGTEIKTIPPQIDLAEYCQ